A genomic segment from Limosilactobacillus sp. encodes:
- a CDS encoding phosphocarrier protein HPr, whose translation MEKRDFTITAETGIHARPATILVQTASKYGSDVTLSYEGKSVNLKSIMGVMSLGVGQNAEVTITANGDDEKEALDAVAETMKKEGLTD comes from the coding sequence ATGGAAAAACGTGATTTTACTATTACTGCAGAAACTGGTATTCATGCTCGTCCTGCCACTATTCTGGTTCAGACCGCATCTAAGTACGGTTCCGATGTAACCCTGTCATACGAAGGCAAGAGTGTTAACCTGAAGTCCATCATGGGCGTTATGTCCCTGGGTGTTGGTCAAAACGCCGAGGTTACCATCACTGCCAACGGTGACGACGAAAAGGAAGCACTGGACGCCGTTGCTGAAACGATGAAGAAGGAAGGATTGACTGACTAA
- the ptsP gene encoding phosphoenolpyruvate--protein phosphotransferase → MSLLLTGLAASSGIAIAPAYLLVGSDLSIKKQHTADKNHEVARLRDSFTLTTKELKQIRQRAHQNLGQQAAAVVDTQLEILNDPVLLANLERLIRGNAYTAEWAAKVTTDHYLNLFEHMNDNDYLQSRALAVQDVYKRLLSHLLGIKLPDPNALDHRAIIVAKNVTPTDTAQFDRRYVAGLVTDYGGRTSHFSIMSKTLSLPVVVGTHNATSQIEDGDLLIVDGIHGKVIVRPTDQQLEHYQLLAGEFAREQQVWGALRDQHTVSKDGRKYEVGANVGTLNDIKYAHDNGAEGIGLLRTEFLYMDQTKLPTEDEQFRTYKKFVTAMGEQRVVARTLDIGGDKRLGMFKLPHEDNPYLGFRAIRIGLAKPEILRPQLRALLRASAYGRLAIMFPMIATPEEFTQARDILDDERRKLGRAGVAVADSVEVGMMLEVPSAAVMADVFAPDVDFFSIGSNDLIQYLFAADRGNSRVAYLYQELHPAVLRLVKRVIDAAHAEGKWVGMCGEMAGNPLATPLLTAMGLDEFSMNSSQILRIRSLISHLNNRQLQPLVHRALAARSAREVEMLVKEYVPILRKE, encoded by the coding sequence ATGTCACTGCTGCTAACTGGGTTGGCGGCGAGCAGTGGGATTGCCATTGCGCCGGCCTACCTATTAGTAGGGTCAGATCTATCCATTAAGAAACAGCATACAGCTGACAAGAATCATGAGGTCGCCCGGCTTCGTGATTCTTTTACGTTAACGACGAAGGAGCTTAAGCAGATTCGGCAGCGGGCCCACCAGAACCTGGGTCAGCAGGCGGCCGCGGTTGTTGACACCCAGCTGGAAATACTGAACGATCCCGTCCTTTTGGCGAACCTTGAGCGCCTGATCAGGGGGAATGCCTACACAGCCGAGTGGGCGGCCAAGGTGACGACGGATCATTATCTGAACCTCTTTGAACACATGAATGATAATGACTATCTCCAGTCGCGGGCCCTGGCGGTGCAAGACGTGTACAAGCGCTTGTTGAGCCACCTGCTGGGGATAAAGCTTCCCGACCCGAATGCCCTGGATCACCGGGCAATTATCGTGGCTAAGAACGTGACGCCTACCGACACGGCTCAGTTCGACCGCCGCTACGTTGCCGGGCTGGTGACCGATTATGGTGGGCGGACGTCCCACTTTTCCATCATGTCCAAGACCTTGTCGCTGCCAGTGGTTGTCGGTACCCACAATGCGACGAGCCAGATTGAGGACGGCGACCTGCTGATCGTCGACGGCATTCACGGCAAGGTAATCGTGCGCCCAACCGACCAGCAACTGGAGCACTATCAGTTGCTGGCGGGGGAGTTTGCCCGGGAGCAACAGGTCTGGGGCGCCTTGCGCGACCAGCACACCGTCAGCAAGGATGGCCGCAAGTACGAGGTCGGCGCCAACGTGGGGACCCTCAATGACATCAAGTATGCCCACGACAACGGTGCCGAGGGGATTGGCCTTCTGCGGACGGAATTCCTCTATATGGACCAGACAAAGCTGCCCACCGAGGACGAGCAGTTCCGCACCTATAAGAAGTTCGTCACGGCAATGGGTGAGCAACGGGTGGTGGCCCGGACGCTGGATATCGGTGGCGATAAGCGCCTGGGGATGTTCAAGCTGCCCCACGAAGATAATCCTTACCTGGGCTTTCGGGCGATCCGGATCGGGCTGGCTAAGCCGGAAATTTTGCGGCCCCAGTTGCGGGCACTGCTCCGGGCATCAGCTTATGGCAGACTGGCAATCATGTTCCCGATGATTGCCACGCCGGAGGAATTTACCCAGGCCCGGGACATTCTGGACGATGAACGGCGGAAGCTCGGCCGGGCCGGCGTGGCGGTGGCCGATAGCGTTGAGGTTGGAATGATGCTGGAAGTGCCGTCGGCGGCCGTGATGGCGGACGTCTTTGCCCCCGACGTTGACTTTTTCAGCATCGGCAGCAATGACCTGATCCAGTACCTCTTTGCGGCCGACCGGGGCAATTCCCGGGTGGCCTACCTCTACCAGGAGCTGCACCCGGCCGTCCTGCGCCTGGTCAAGCGGGTGATTGACGCCGCCCATGCGGAGGGCAAGTGGGTCGGCATGTGCGGCGAGATGGCCGGCAATCCGCTGGCTACACCGCTGTTGACGGCGATGGGCCTAGACGAGTTCTCGATGAACAGCAGCCAAATTCTGCGGATCCGTTCTTTAATCAGTCACCTCAATAACCGCCAGCTCCAACCACTGGTGCACCGGGCCCTGGCTGCCCGCAGTGCCCGCGAGGTCGAGATGCTGGTCAAGGAATACGTACCCATTTTACGCAAGGAATAG
- a CDS encoding MucBP domain-containing protein yields the protein MFEQFKTGNPIWVYYVDIDSGANLVVPQLLRGRLGQAYQVEKKEFPHYRYVKTEGQAAGTFDMSQHSVRIFYRKENWGEVQSIEMFLKLDAPAVIYDTVNGMPVGQPLPEDITIKAFNRVATKDGEFWYEIGADQWIKYDQMHVVDNPFGGPNDKIDSRLAQRLTVLPLHDIPATVDYIPGKSVDVYDSPYGEAVDKLADGQEIKLTGKLSDNNEITWYQLAPDRYISGNYVQVNDEDE from the coding sequence ATGTTTGAGCAATTTAAGACCGGCAACCCGATCTGGGTCTACTATGTCGATATCGATTCCGGCGCCAACCTGGTGGTTCCGCAGCTGCTGCGGGGCCGGCTCGGCCAGGCCTACCAGGTCGAAAAAAAGGAGTTTCCACACTATCGCTATGTTAAGACCGAGGGCCAGGCCGCGGGAACCTTTGACATGAGTCAGCACAGCGTTCGGATCTTCTACCGCAAGGAAAACTGGGGCGAGGTTCAGTCTATCGAGATGTTCCTCAAGCTCGATGCTCCGGCAGTCATTTACGATACGGTCAACGGAATGCCGGTTGGCCAGCCCCTGCCGGAGGACATCACCATCAAGGCCTTCAACCGGGTGGCCACCAAGGATGGCGAATTCTGGTACGAGATCGGTGCCGACCAGTGGATCAAGTACGATCAGATGCACGTGGTCGACAATCCCTTCGGCGGCCCGAACGACAAGATCGATTCCCGCCTGGCCCAGCGCCTGACCGTCCTGCCCCTGCACGACATCCCGGCCACCGTCGACTACATCCCCGGCAAGTCGGTCGACGTTTACGATTCACCGTATGGGGAAGCCGTCGACAAGCTGGCGGATGGTCAGGAGATCAAGCTGACTGGCAAACTCAGCGACAACAACGAGATCACCTGGTATCAGCTCGCCCCCGACCGCTACATCTCGGGCAACTACGTCCAAGTAAATGATGAGGATGAATAG
- a CDS encoding glycosyltransferase family 4 protein, with translation MNIGLFTDTYFPQVSGVATSIKTLRDELIAQGHHVYIFTTTDPQAKHDDVEAGIYRFPSIPFVSFTERRIAIRGAFRAVKLAKKFKLDIVHNQTEFALGMMGKLVARELDIPCLHTYHTMYQDYLHYIANGHIVKPHNVATFVHLYMKSIDGVIAPSERVLDTLESYQVTTPIRVIPTGINLRVYQQQDSATQRLKLREKFGYQADTPVLLSLSRLAYEKNIHALIAAMPDIIAEKPKAQLLIVGDGPARETLERQVRQLQLADHVQFTGQIDNDDVCHYYQMADVFVSASDSESQGLTYDEALASDLPIVVMRSEYTDELIDDPAIGVSFQKQEDLVRGVIHYLDHRESPESHAKRQAKLHAISAEVFAQKVLRFYDDCQIAMAQRQEAEPKHRLFRRRD, from the coding sequence TTGAATATCGGTCTTTTTACAGATACATATTTCCCGCAGGTTAGTGGGGTCGCCACCTCAATCAAAACCCTTCGTGACGAACTGATTGCCCAGGGGCACCATGTCTACATTTTTACCACGACGGATCCACAAGCCAAGCATGACGACGTGGAGGCAGGGATCTACCGGTTTCCAAGCATCCCCTTTGTTTCCTTTACGGAACGCCGGATTGCCATCCGGGGTGCCTTTCGGGCGGTGAAGCTCGCCAAGAAGTTTAAGTTGGACATTGTTCACAATCAGACCGAGTTTGCCCTGGGGATGATGGGGAAGCTGGTGGCGCGCGAGCTGGATATTCCATGTCTGCACACCTACCACACGATGTACCAGGACTATTTGCACTATATCGCCAACGGTCACATCGTCAAGCCGCACAACGTCGCCACCTTCGTCCACCTCTATATGAAGAGCATCGACGGGGTGATTGCCCCCAGCGAACGGGTCCTGGACACCCTGGAGAGCTACCAGGTCACCACGCCGATCCGGGTGATTCCCACCGGGATTAACCTGCGCGTCTACCAGCAGCAGGACTCGGCCACCCAGCGCCTGAAGCTGCGGGAAAAGTTTGGCTACCAGGCCGACACGCCGGTTCTCTTGTCACTGAGCCGCCTGGCATATGAAAAGAATATTCACGCCTTGATTGCGGCCATGCCGGACATCATCGCCGAAAAACCCAAAGCTCAGCTGCTGATTGTGGGGGATGGGCCCGCCCGTGAAACCCTGGAGCGCCAGGTGCGTCAGTTGCAGCTGGCGGATCACGTTCAGTTTACCGGGCAAATCGATAACGACGATGTTTGTCACTACTATCAGATGGCGGACGTTTTCGTTTCGGCTTCTGACTCGGAATCGCAGGGACTGACCTATGATGAAGCGCTGGCGTCCGACCTGCCGATTGTGGTGATGCGCAGCGAGTACACGGACGAACTGATTGATGATCCGGCCATCGGGGTCAGCTTCCAGAAGCAGGAGGACCTGGTCCGGGGCGTGATTCACTACCTGGATCACCGGGAGAGCCCGGAGTCCCATGCTAAGCGTCAGGCGAAACTGCATGCCATTTCGGCGGAGGTGTTTGCCCAAAAGGTGTTACGCTTCTATGATGACTGTCAGATTGCCATGGCCCAGCGCCAGGAGGCTGAGCCCAAGCACCGTCTCTTTCGGCGGAGGGATTAA
- a CDS encoding ATP-dependent Clp protease ATP-binding subunit, whose protein sequence is MLCQNCHQNPATIHLQMNFNGQRVQIDLCQNCYQKLQDLQTNMMNGGNGMNNFNFGSLEDFMNAMGNMQGQPAGANGQAGGANGQRQGGRRGGKGVLGQYGINLTDMARQGKIDPVIGRDKEIKRVIEILNRRTKNNPVLIGEAGVGKTAVVEGLAQAIVSGEVPEKLANKEIIRLDVVSLVQGTGIRGQFEKRMQQLMEEVRKNKNIILFIDEIHEIMGAGNAEGGMDAGNVLKPALARGDFQLLGATTLNEYRKIEKDAALARRFQPVEVNEPSVEETIKILNGIKGRYQDYHHVKYTDDAIVAAAKLSDRYIQDRFLPDKAIDLLDEAGSRKNLTLKTADPNTIENEIHTAEAHKQQAADNQDYEKAAFYRDQVSKLEKAKKAAEENHTEDTATVTVQDMQKIVEEKTNIPVGDLQKQEENQLRDLDKKLEQHVIGQNEAVNKIARAIRRNRIGLNKSGRPIGSFLFVGPTGVGKTETAKQLAKQLFGSKDAMIRFDMSEYMDKTSTSKLIGAAPGYVGYEEAGQLTEQVRRHPYSLILLDEVEKAHPDVMHMFLQILDDGRLTDSQGRTVSFKDTIIIMTSNAGTGDSTASVGFGAESNGSTHSILDKLTNYFKPEFLNRFDDIVQFNALTKPDLMKIVNLMITDVNSMLSDRGLHIAVPDDVAEKLVDLGYNPKMGARPLRRVIQEQIEDRIADYVLDHNDVKNLAAKLDDDGNITVVAAAPVATADASVDSDK, encoded by the coding sequence ATGCTCTGTCAAAATTGTCATCAAAATCCCGCAACGATTCACCTGCAGATGAATTTCAATGGTCAGCGGGTGCAAATTGACCTCTGCCAAAATTGCTATCAAAAATTACAAGACTTACAAACCAACATGATGAATGGGGGTAACGGAATGAACAACTTCAACTTCGGAAGCCTGGAAGACTTCATGAACGCCATGGGCAACATGCAAGGTCAGCCGGCCGGTGCCAATGGCCAGGCGGGCGGTGCCAATGGCCAGCGCCAGGGTGGTCGCCGTGGCGGCAAGGGCGTCCTCGGCCAGTACGGAATTAACCTGACCGACATGGCCCGCCAAGGCAAGATCGACCCGGTGATCGGCCGTGACAAGGAAATCAAGCGGGTCATCGAAATCCTCAATCGGCGGACCAAGAACAACCCGGTCCTGATCGGTGAAGCCGGTGTCGGGAAGACCGCCGTGGTTGAGGGCTTGGCCCAGGCGATCGTTTCCGGTGAGGTTCCGGAAAAGCTGGCGAATAAGGAAATTATCCGGCTCGACGTGGTTTCCCTGGTTCAGGGGACCGGGATCCGGGGCCAATTCGAAAAGCGGATGCAACAATTAATGGAAGAAGTCCGCAAGAACAAGAACATCATCCTCTTCATCGACGAAATCCACGAAATCATGGGTGCCGGCAACGCCGAGGGTGGCATGGACGCCGGGAACGTCTTGAAGCCAGCCCTTGCTCGGGGTGACTTCCAACTGCTCGGGGCCACGACCTTAAACGAATACCGGAAGATCGAAAAGGATGCTGCCCTCGCCCGGCGGTTCCAACCGGTTGAGGTCAACGAACCGTCCGTCGAGGAAACGATCAAGATCTTAAATGGGATTAAGGGTCGCTACCAGGATTACCACCACGTCAAGTACACCGACGACGCCATCGTGGCCGCCGCTAAGCTATCCGACCGTTACATCCAGGACCGTTTCCTGCCTGACAAGGCGATCGACCTGCTCGACGAAGCCGGTTCACGCAAGAACCTGACCCTGAAGACGGCCGACCCGAACACGATCGAAAACGAAATTCACACGGCCGAAGCCCACAAGCAACAGGCCGCTGACAACCAGGACTACGAAAAGGCTGCCTTCTACCGTGACCAAGTTTCCAAGCTGGAAAAGGCCAAGAAGGCCGCGGAAGAAAACCACACCGAGGACACCGCGACGGTCACCGTTCAGGACATGCAAAAGATCGTCGAGGAGAAGACCAACATCCCCGTTGGCGACCTACAGAAGCAAGAAGAAAACCAGCTGCGGGACCTCGACAAGAAGCTGGAGCAGCACGTTATCGGCCAAAACGAGGCCGTCAACAAGATTGCCCGGGCCATCCGGCGGAACCGGATTGGGCTCAACAAGTCTGGACGGCCGATTGGTTCCTTCCTCTTCGTTGGACCAACCGGTGTCGGGAAGACCGAAACGGCCAAGCAACTGGCTAAGCAGCTCTTCGGTTCTAAGGATGCCATGATCCGGTTCGACATGTCCGAATACATGGACAAGACTTCAACTTCCAAGCTGATCGGGGCCGCTCCTGGTTACGTCGGCTACGAGGAAGCCGGTCAACTGACCGAACAGGTTCGGCGTCACCCATACAGTCTGATCCTGCTCGATGAAGTTGAAAAGGCCCACCCGGACGTCATGCACATGTTCCTGCAGATCCTGGACGACGGGCGCCTGACCGATTCCCAGGGTCGGACGGTTTCCTTCAAGGACACGATCATCATCATGACCTCCAACGCCGGGACCGGTGACTCCACGGCCAGTGTCGGCTTCGGTGCCGAATCGAATGGTTCCACCCACTCGATTCTCGACAAGCTGACCAACTACTTCAAGCCAGAGTTTTTGAACCGGTTCGATGACATCGTTCAGTTCAACGCCCTGACCAAGCCGGACCTGATGAAGATCGTCAACCTGATGATCACCGACGTCAACAGCATGCTCAGCGACCGTGGCCTCCACATCGCCGTGCCGGATGACGTTGCCGAAAAGCTGGTCGACCTCGGCTACAACCCGAAGATGGGTGCCCGGCCGCTGCGGCGGGTTATCCAAGAACAGATCGAAGACCGGATTGCCGACTACGTTCTCGACCACAACGACGTCAAGAACCTGGCCGCTAAGCTCGACGACGATGGCAACATCACCGTCGTTGCGGCAGCGCCGGTTGCGACCGCGGATGCCAGCGTTGACAGCGATAAGTAA
- a CDS encoding AI-2E family transporter — MSSRKFYRRLFWPLLLLILATLIFVCTKIQFIFKPFLTFISVVFVPLILSGFLYYMLSPILKLMLKIKIRGHQINKGLASLLLVAALILIIVWGLFLLIPPVIKEITTLVTHLPQTVSGIQHLLNNTIQHSFLKSVDLTSYYRQFDHQLAKYAQMILKGLSSRVGDIIGAVTNVTVVTITVPVMLFYMLKDGSKLTPSIQKWLSPHHAKEVGQLLTKMNDTLSSYISGQVIECLFVGIFTSIGYLIINQPLALVLGIAAGLCNIIPYIGPYIGIAPALFVALTMAPNKIIPVIIVVIIVQQIDGNIVYPNIIGRSLKIHPLTIILLLLAAGHIAGIGGMILCIPAYAVVKTVAEYFFDIYRIEHPAKEE, encoded by the coding sequence ATGTCTAGTCGTAAATTCTACCGGCGGCTGTTTTGGCCGCTGTTGCTGCTGATCTTGGCCACGCTGATTTTTGTCTGCACCAAGATCCAGTTCATTTTCAAACCGTTTCTAACCTTTATCTCGGTGGTCTTCGTGCCGCTGATCCTCTCGGGCTTTTTGTATTACATGCTGAGCCCAATCCTGAAATTAATGCTCAAGATCAAGATTCGCGGTCACCAGATTAACAAGGGCTTGGCCAGCCTCCTCCTGGTGGCGGCCCTAATCCTGATCATCGTCTGGGGCCTCTTCTTGCTGATCCCGCCCGTAATCAAGGAAATTACCACTTTGGTCACGCACCTGCCGCAGACGGTTAGCGGGATCCAGCACTTGTTGAATAACACCATCCAGCATTCGTTCCTCAAGAGCGTCGACCTGACGTCCTACTACCGGCAGTTTGACCACCAGCTGGCCAAATACGCTCAGATGATCTTAAAGGGCCTCTCGTCGCGGGTCGGGGACATCATTGGGGCCGTCACCAACGTTACCGTGGTGACGATCACGGTGCCAGTGATGCTCTTTTACATGCTCAAGGACGGCTCGAAGCTGACCCCTAGTATCCAGAAGTGGTTGTCGCCGCACCACGCCAAGGAAGTGGGACAGCTGCTGACCAAGATGAACGACACCCTGTCCTCCTACATCTCCGGTCAGGTGATCGAATGCCTCTTCGTCGGGATCTTTACCTCGATCGGCTATCTGATCATCAACCAACCGCTGGCCCTGGTGCTGGGGATCGCGGCCGGCCTCTGCAACATCATCCCCTACATCGGCCCCTACATTGGGATTGCGCCGGCGCTCTTTGTTGCACTGACAATGGCCCCGAACAAGATCATTCCGGTGATCATCGTCGTCATAATCGTTCAGCAGATTGACGGTAACATCGTCTACCCGAACATCATTGGCCGGAGCCTGAAGATCCACCCGCTGACGATCATCCTGCTCCTGCTGGCGGCGGGGCACATCGCCGGAATCGGCGGCATGATTCTCTGCATCCCCGCCTACGCGGTCGTCAAGACGGTCGCCGAATACTTCTTTGACATCTACCGGATTGAACATCCGGCAAAGGAAGAATAG
- a CDS encoding LTA synthase family protein encodes MKKTRGRLAYLIILGWAGFSQLYWRLNPQITSNHGWDLATVIFNVSRGLTMIGPDILILLLGASLARRVVDAKAQLVKIWLNTLFVGCLLSLIISLFSTSEMTTAFYDAALPILRNSYPLISGILLGLVLGRISDQLTRRWQAVIGGLSLAMITASTIFTPSIFGWREQTTSIFYALVFLLGWLESHQHLLNWGKRWWELLGAGALLFNTGLQVVMPWFSINGATITRYSTPVNILTVLIALSVVKLLGEGTLTTIPVRLTWAFLPLVEATATLNVCTSLASSLDRSTGRVALLTLVVVVLAMVVAVFWQFWARVPLVVRFNDRLHRFSSRTPRDQLAVIKRWGRRLGPNLLVFGVAYLIAVISMLLMNEGWRIYIDNATYNTLAYALGQREPLLLMTALIIFSGVKFFQALTKRYWTSLAIVVIFNLIFIVGSRVKIQSRNEPVLPADLSALNVELIKMVDTKTLLMGSIAILILVVLVVLAEKKMPLRLTWSWRRRISWLLVLPLLLATSFFWNQQGPLNNFLTSLGDQPTFYSQLDGARRNGPTLQFLNNVDSEVMKKPSGYSAATMKRVVRRYQKEAAQINRHRTNKLGDQTVIFNLSESFANPQRVPGVTLTKNPVPYITSLKKKTTGGLMLSSGYGGGTANMEYMTLTGLSLSNFLPTLAVPYTQLVTRLAKDPSVVDSFKHAVAIHPYQGVFYSRIAVYKKFGFDKFLYLGSKYPIKHQHKIDRSPYLSDKTAYANTLDQIKGHSGGQFINLITMQNHLPFDQNYYNNLSQYQAKTVSSGTDKNSLTDYITGIHYTDNYVKQFIKQIDRINKPITVVFYGDHLPGIYGNSMATDGLKLHETDYFIYSNRYARRHGAHSLKANSKIVDPNDFIAMVAKQTNSRVNWYQALLTRVYEQLPAVAVNFNQSSSDQTADRNEFVNQQGKVVKKKSFTKHQKQLWHDYQLLQYDITAGHHYVLKYLK; translated from the coding sequence GTGAAGAAAACTAGGGGACGACTCGCCTACCTGATTATTTTGGGGTGGGCGGGTTTTAGTCAGCTTTACTGGCGGCTAAATCCGCAAATCACTAGCAACCACGGCTGGGACCTGGCAACGGTGATATTCAATGTCAGCCGCGGTTTGACGATGATCGGTCCGGACATTTTAATTCTGCTGCTCGGGGCCTCCCTGGCACGCCGGGTCGTCGATGCCAAGGCCCAGCTGGTGAAGATCTGGCTGAATACGCTGTTTGTCGGCTGCTTGCTCAGTTTAATCATCAGCCTGTTCAGCACCAGTGAAATGACCACGGCCTTCTATGATGCGGCCCTGCCGATCCTGCGGAACTCGTACCCATTGATCAGTGGGATCTTGCTCGGCCTAGTGCTCGGCCGGATCAGCGATCAGCTTACCCGACGCTGGCAAGCAGTGATTGGTGGGCTGAGCCTGGCCATGATCACCGCCTCGACGATTTTTACGCCTAGCATCTTTGGCTGGCGAGAACAGACCACCAGCATTTTCTACGCGCTAGTGTTCCTCCTCGGCTGGCTGGAGAGTCATCAGCATCTCCTCAACTGGGGGAAGCGCTGGTGGGAGCTGCTTGGCGCCGGAGCCCTGTTGTTCAATACCGGGCTCCAGGTGGTGATGCCCTGGTTTAGCATTAACGGCGCCACGATCACCCGCTATTCCACCCCGGTGAATATTCTGACGGTGCTCATTGCTTTAAGCGTGGTTAAGCTGCTGGGCGAGGGGACCTTAACGACGATACCGGTTCGACTGACCTGGGCCTTTTTGCCGCTGGTGGAGGCGACCGCGACGCTGAACGTCTGCACCAGCCTGGCGAGTTCGCTGGACCGGTCCACGGGACGGGTGGCCCTCCTGACCCTGGTGGTCGTAGTGCTCGCAATGGTGGTGGCGGTGTTTTGGCAATTCTGGGCCCGCGTGCCGCTAGTGGTCCGCTTCAATGACCGCCTGCACCGCTTTAGCAGCAGGACACCGCGCGATCAACTGGCCGTTATTAAGCGCTGGGGCCGTCGCCTGGGGCCGAACCTCCTCGTCTTTGGGGTGGCCTACCTGATCGCGGTGATCTCGATGCTGCTGATGAACGAGGGCTGGCGGATCTACATCGATAACGCCACCTACAACACCCTTGCTTACGCCCTCGGGCAACGGGAACCACTCCTGTTGATGACGGCCCTGATCATCTTTTCCGGGGTCAAGTTCTTTCAGGCACTGACCAAGCGCTACTGGACCAGCCTCGCCATCGTGGTGATCTTCAACCTGATTTTCATTGTGGGGAGCCGGGTTAAGATCCAGTCCCGCAACGAGCCGGTGCTTCCGGCCGACCTGTCGGCGCTCAACGTTGAACTGATCAAGATGGTGGACACAAAAACGCTGCTGATGGGGAGCATTGCGATTCTCATACTGGTGGTCCTGGTCGTTTTAGCCGAGAAGAAAATGCCGCTGCGCTTGACCTGGTCCTGGCGGCGCCGGATCAGCTGGCTGCTAGTTTTGCCGTTGCTTTTGGCAACCAGCTTTTTCTGGAACCAGCAGGGACCGCTGAATAACTTTCTGACTTCGCTGGGCGACCAACCGACCTTTTACAGTCAGCTGGACGGGGCACGGAGGAACGGCCCGACGCTGCAGTTCTTAAACAACGTCGACAGCGAGGTCATGAAAAAGCCCAGTGGCTACTCAGCAGCGACAATGAAGCGGGTTGTTCGCCGCTATCAAAAGGAAGCGGCTCAGATTAATCGCCACCGGACCAACAAGCTGGGTGACCAGACGGTGATCTTTAACCTGAGTGAGAGCTTTGCCAATCCACAGCGAGTGCCGGGCGTGACCCTGACGAAGAATCCGGTTCCTTACATCACGAGTCTCAAGAAAAAGACGACCGGTGGCCTGATGCTCAGCTCCGGCTACGGTGGGGGAACGGCGAACATGGAATACATGACCCTGACCGGGCTGAGCCTCAGCAACTTCCTGCCGACGCTGGCGGTGCCTTACACCCAGCTGGTAACCCGGCTGGCCAAGGATCCGTCGGTGGTCGACAGCTTCAAGCACGCGGTGGCCATCCACCCATACCAGGGCGTTTTCTACAGCCGGATCGCGGTTTACAAGAAGTTTGGCTTTGACAAGTTCCTCTACCTCGGCAGCAAGTACCCGATCAAGCACCAGCACAAGATCGACCGCAGTCCCTACCTGTCGGACAAAACGGCCTATGCCAACACGCTGGACCAGATCAAGGGCCATTCCGGCGGTCAGTTTATTAATCTGATCACGATGCAGAACCACCTGCCGTTTGACCAGAATTATTACAACAATCTGTCTCAATACCAGGCCAAGACCGTTTCCAGCGGGACGGATAAGAATTCGCTGACCGACTACATCACCGGGATTCACTACACCGACAACTACGTCAAGCAGTTCATCAAGCAGATCGACCGGATCAATAAGCCGATCACCGTGGTCTTCTACGGGGATCACTTGCCGGGCATCTACGGCAATAGCATGGCCACCGACGGTCTGAAGCTCCACGAGACCGACTACTTTATCTACTCGAACCGCTATGCACGCCGGCACGGGGCCCACAGCCTGAAGGCCAACAGCAAGATCGTTGATCCGAACGACTTCATAGCGATGGTTGCCAAGCAGACCAACTCGCGGGTTAATTGGTACCAGGCGCTGCTGACCCGGGTGTACGAGCAGCTGCCGGCCGTGGCGGTGAACTTTAACCAGTCCAGCAGCGACCAGACGGCGGACCGCAACGAATTTGTCAACCAGCAGGGGAAGGTCGTCAAGAAGAAGAGCTTCACCAAGCACCAAAAGCAGCTGTGGCACGACTACCAGCTGCTCCAGTACGACATTACAGCCGGTCACCATTACGTTTTGAAATATTTAAAGTAA
- a CDS encoding ECF transporter S component yields the protein MTRHQRIRRNATRAIFIAIIILQDFVPFFGNIPLGPLSITTLHVTVIIAAITLGPGEGAIIGGVWGLLTWVRAFVAPSSPLAPLIFVNPLVSVVPRIMIGLVAGWLFRLVNRYAHSQRAAAIVAAIGGTVTNTGLVLGFVALFYRTPAVAHAYGVNVDHLLPALETIMATNGVAELTLAVIVVPLVALPVLEVRRRMR from the coding sequence ATGACACGCCACCAACGAATTCGGCGCAACGCCACGCGCGCCATCTTCATTGCAATCATCATCTTACAGGACTTTGTGCCGTTCTTTGGCAACATCCCGCTGGGCCCCTTGAGCATCACGACTCTACACGTGACGGTCATCATTGCCGCAATTACCCTAGGACCGGGGGAGGGGGCCATCATCGGTGGCGTCTGGGGCCTCTTGACCTGGGTCCGGGCCTTCGTGGCGCCGTCTAGCCCGCTAGCTCCGTTGATATTCGTGAACCCCCTGGTCTCGGTCGTGCCGCGGATCATGATCGGCCTGGTCGCCGGTTGGCTCTTTCGCCTGGTCAACCGTTATGCCCATTCGCAACGGGCGGCGGCAATCGTGGCGGCGATCGGTGGGACGGTCACCAATACCGGCCTAGTCCTCGGTTTCGTGGCGCTTTTCTACCGGACCCCGGCGGTCGCTCATGCGTACGGGGTCAACGTTGACCACCTCCTGCCTGCTCTGGAGACGATCATGGCAACGAACGGGGTGGCCGAACTAACCTTGGCGGTAATTGTGGTGCCGCTGGTAGCCTTGCCGGTGCTGGAGGTACGACGGCGAATGCGGTAA